ATCAACCAGGAGGTTGCCGCTGGGGTCGCGAGACTGGCGACCAAAGGAGAGGCTTTCTCCAGGGCTTGGAGCTGCTGCCCGTCCCAGAGGCGTAAGCCGCCTCGATAGGGGTGGTATCCGCGCAGCTGTTGATGACGCAATCCGCAGCAGAGTTCAGGGTCGTGGCCATGACGATCGGCCAACCGCCTGGCTGTCGCGAGCAATTGAAGTTGATCAGCCGGAGAAAGATGCTCGACGGCCGTTGCTTTAAGCAGGCGTCGATCCAGAAAACGCTCACTCAGTTCAGCCAGGGCCGCTGGCGCTTCGGCTTGCCAGCGCTGGAGGTGGTAGCCGGTGCGTTGGTCGTCGTTGGCGAGGAAGTCCTCCAATCGGATCTGGTCCGGTTGCCAGAGCCAGTTGGCCATCACCTCATCAGCCCACACCTGCTCAGGGCCCAGTTGTCGTGCCGTCAAGATCAGTTTTTCCAGCAGCCAGTTGCACACCACATTCAGCCGGTGGTTGTAGACGCTCCTGTACATGAGGTTCCTCACCACCAGGTAGTGCTCCACAGCCATCAGACCCTTGGGATGAATGGCCATGTCCCCGTCAGGGGCCAGGGTCAGTGCTCCCAGGATGCGGTCGAGATCCAGCTGCCCGTAGCGCGTTCCGGTGCTGTAGCTGTCGCGGAGGAGGTAATCCAGTCGGTCGCAATCCAGCTGACTGCTGACCAGGTGTTTGATCAGCGGGTGAGGGCTGCGTCCATGCTCCAGCAGGTCCGCCACCGCCTCAGCCGTGCCGGATCCATGGCTCTCCAGACAGTCACGGATCTGTGGGTGATGCCGAATCACCCGTGCTGACCACGCTTCATGGCGCAGGCCAAACATCTCTTCGCCGGTGTGACTGAGGGGGCCATGGCCGATGTCATGGAGCAAAGCGGCCCCGTAGAGCAGCCCCCGGTACGTCTCCAGCTCTGGTGCCAAAGGCAGCATCCGCTCAAATGCACGACGCGCCAGATGAAAGACACCAAGTGAGTGGGTGAATCGACTGGATTCAGCGCTGTGAAAGGTGAGGTAGGCCGGGCCCAGCTGGCGGATGCGACGCAGGCGTTGGAACGGCGCCGTGTCCACCAAGTCCATCACCATCCCCTCGGCTGGGGCTTGGCGGTCAAGACCAATGCCTCGGTGCAGAGGGTCGTGATAAGTCCGCTGGCTCATGCCTCGGTGTCGTCAGCGGGTTGTTCCAGCAGGGCCTCCATCCATTGTTCGGCTTCCGAGAGCCAGCGATCACCATCACCGCCGGGATTCAGGGGTTCCGGATCTGACAAGCCACGATCGGGTGCGATGCCTTCCCCTTGGATGTCCCGTCCACTCGGTGTCACATACCCGGCAACGGTCACGGCGAGGCCGCTGCCGTCACTGAGGTTGGTCAGCGTTTGAATCAGCCCTTTCCCAAACGTTTGGCCTCCGAGCAGGGTGGCGCGTTCGTTGTCCTGAAGAGCTCCAGCAAGGATTTCACTCGCACTGGCCGTTCCTCCATTCACGAGGGTGACCATCGGTCCGTCGTAGACCGTCTGGAGACTGGCCTGGATGGTGTCATTGATCCCCTCGCGGTTGCGGGTTTCAACGATGGGGCCACCGGAAAGGAAGTTGTCGGCGACCGCCAATCCAGCGCTCACCAAACCGCCTGAGTTATTGCGAAGGTCGAGCACCAATCCTTCGATGTCCTTGTTCTGGAGTTCTGTGAGTGCCTCTTTCACCTGTTCGG
The Synechococcus sp. MU1617 genome window above contains:
- a CDS encoding HD domain-containing protein, whose amino-acid sequence is MSQRTYHDPLHRGIGLDRQAPAEGMVMDLVDTAPFQRLRRIRQLGPAYLTFHSAESSRFTHSLGVFHLARRAFERMLPLAPELETYRGLLYGAALLHDIGHGPLSHTGEEMFGLRHEAWSARVIRHHPQIRDCLESHGSGTAEAVADLLEHGRSPHPLIKHLVSSQLDCDRLDYLLRDSYSTGTRYGQLDLDRILGALTLAPDGDMAIHPKGLMAVEHYLVVRNLMYRSVYNHRLNVVCNWLLEKLILTARQLGPEQVWADEVMANWLWQPDQIRLEDFLANDDQRTGYHLQRWQAEAPAALAELSERFLDRRLLKATAVEHLSPADQLQLLATARRLADRHGHDPELCCGLRHQQLRGYHPYRGGLRLWDGQQLQALEKASPLVASLATPAATSWLIHPRDISIELRQEMDVEWPRAAAA